A portion of the Candidatus Manganitrophaceae bacterium genome contains these proteins:
- a CDS encoding AAA family ATPase: MREPSRRLSTGIAGLDEILFGGLTPARTYLVSGQPGTGKTILGLHFLGAGAVNGEKALLITLGEAEAQIRKNAETLGLDLTGISFLDLSPSMAFFSEVKTYDIFSAADVEREPTTRKIIEKMEELNPQRILIDSMTQFRYLSPDPFQFRKQVLSFLQFLTSRKGTVLFTSEGTASAPDDDLEFMCDGAIHLVLSDSQRIVRITKFRGSDFLGGDHTMRLTDHGMAISPRLIPESHQKEFVAESISSGVPQLDTLLHGGLERGTISVFTGPSGVGKTTLGVQFMKAAAARGERSVIYLFEEGMETLLHRSALIKVPIQEMIQRGTLSVVQVEPLQFAPDEFASMVRAEVEAQNTRIVMIDGVTGYQLSVRGGDLIRHLHSLCRYLKNMGVTVILINETEEITGDFKATEVGISYLADNLVFLRYLELHGELRKTIGVLKKRLTDFEKTLREIEITGDGVKVGRPLTELRGILRGIPEWVSPPKTQ, encoded by the coding sequence ATGAGAGAGCCCTCCCGCCGTTTGTCGACCGGCATCGCCGGCCTGGATGAGATCCTCTTTGGCGGGCTGACCCCGGCCCGAACCTACCTGGTGAGCGGTCAGCCGGGCACCGGCAAAACAATCCTCGGCCTCCATTTCCTCGGCGCCGGCGCCGTCAATGGGGAAAAAGCGTTGCTGATCACCCTGGGGGAAGCGGAGGCGCAGATCCGTAAAAATGCGGAGACGCTGGGGCTCGATCTGACCGGGATTTCCTTTCTCGATTTGAGCCCGTCGATGGCGTTTTTCTCTGAAGTAAAAACCTATGACATCTTCTCCGCGGCCGACGTCGAGCGAGAGCCGACGACCCGGAAGATTATTGAGAAGATGGAGGAACTCAATCCGCAGCGGATTTTGATCGACTCGATGACCCAATTCCGCTACCTCTCCCCCGATCCCTTTCAGTTCCGAAAGCAGGTCCTCTCCTTTCTTCAGTTTCTGACCTCCCGAAAAGGGACGGTTCTCTTCACCTCCGAAGGGACGGCGTCTGCGCCGGATGACGATCTGGAATTCATGTGCGATGGCGCCATCCACCTTGTACTCTCCGATTCACAGCGGATCGTCCGCATTACCAAGTTTCGCGGATCGGATTTCTTGGGAGGCGATCACACGATGCGGCTGACCGATCATGGAATGGCCATCTCGCCGCGCCTGATTCCCGAATCTCACCAGAAAGAATTTGTCGCCGAATCGATCTCCTCGGGCGTGCCCCAGCTCGACACCCTTCTTCATGGCGGCCTGGAGCGAGGGACGATCAGCGTTTTCACCGGCCCGAGCGGGGTCGGCAAAACGACCCTCGGCGTTCAGTTCATGAAGGCGGCGGCGGCCCGGGGTGAGCGCTCCGTGATCTATCTATTCGAGGAAGGGATGGAGACCCTGCTCCATCGCTCCGCGTTGATCAAGGTGCCGATCCAAGAGATGATCCAGCGGGGAACCCTTTCGGTCGTTCAGGTCGAGCCGCTTCAGTTTGCCCCGGATGAATTCGCCTCGATGGTTCGCGCGGAGGTCGAAGCGCAAAATACCCGGATCGTCATGATCGACGGGGTGACCGGCTATCAGCTTTCGGTCCGGGGCGGAGACCTCATCCGGCATCTCCATTCTCTTTGCCGGTATCTGAAGAACATGGGGGTGACGGTCATTCTGATCAATGAAACCGAAGAGATTACCGGGGACTTTAAAGCGACCGAGGTCGGCATCAGCTACCTGGCCGATAATTTGGTTTTCCTCCGCTACCTGGAGCTGCACGGGGAGCTGCGGAAGACGATCGGCGTGTTGAAGAAGCGGCTGACCGATTTCGAGAAGACCCTTCGGGAGATTGAAATTACCGGCGACGGGGTGAAGGTCGGCCGGCCGTTGACCGAGCTGCGGGGCATCCTCAGAGGGATCCCCGAATGGGTCTCCCCGCCTAAAACCCAGTGA
- a CDS encoding hybrid sensor histidine kinase/response regulator, translating into MKFLIVDDNPDDRELIIQELKKEYPASIYTEAFRKKDFDDAIARGGFDLVFTDYRLNWTDGLWVLSQFKERHPHLPVIMVTDTGNEEIAVKGMKAGLSDYVLKKYLFQLSLSVKETLEKERLRTEYEAAQRALWEAHSQLESRVEARTAELLGANQQLKQKTIEAEEANQTKSYFLSAVSHELRTPLNAIIGYTQLLLDGVYGPVADTQKEPLEGVFKNARDQLKLVDDLLDLTKIESRKMPVNIEVVDLPELLEDVHIGIRPLFEKKSLSVAWEIEEGLPMIESDPYKIRQIITNLLSNALKFTESGGVTISIRRRLRNEGIEIVVQDTGIGIPPNQFSRIFDAFHQVDRTTTREFGGVGLGLAIVKELVSLLKGEIAVESVFGKGTTFIVLLPHRISQAEVSS; encoded by the coding sequence TTGAAGTTTCTGATCGTCGACGACAATCCGGATGATCGCGAGCTGATTATTCAGGAATTGAAGAAAGAGTATCCCGCATCGATTTATACCGAAGCCTTTCGAAAAAAAGATTTTGACGATGCGATCGCCCGGGGCGGCTTCGACCTGGTTTTCACCGACTATCGGCTCAACTGGACCGACGGGCTCTGGGTCCTCTCCCAATTCAAGGAGCGTCATCCTCACCTCCCCGTCATCATGGTGACCGACACCGGGAATGAAGAGATCGCCGTGAAGGGGATGAAGGCGGGGCTCAGCGATTATGTCCTGAAGAAATATCTCTTCCAGCTCTCTTTGTCGGTGAAGGAGACGCTGGAGAAGGAGCGGTTGCGGACGGAATACGAGGCCGCCCAGCGCGCGCTGTGGGAGGCGCATTCCCAATTGGAAAGCCGGGTGGAAGCGCGAACCGCCGAACTCCTCGGGGCCAATCAGCAGCTGAAACAAAAAACGATCGAGGCGGAGGAGGCGAATCAAACGAAGTCGTATTTTCTCTCCGCCGTCTCGCATGAGCTGCGGACCCCGCTCAATGCCATTATCGGCTACACCCAGCTGTTGCTTGACGGGGTGTACGGTCCGGTGGCCGACACGCAGAAGGAGCCGCTGGAAGGGGTTTTCAAAAATGCGAGAGATCAGTTGAAGCTGGTCGACGACCTGCTCGATCTCACCAAAATCGAATCTCGAAAAATGCCGGTCAACATTGAAGTCGTCGATCTTCCGGAGCTGCTGGAAGATGTTCATATCGGGATACGGCCGCTGTTCGAGAAGAAGTCGCTCTCGGTTGCGTGGGAAATTGAAGAGGGCCTTCCGATGATAGAATCGGACCCTTACAAAATCCGGCAGATCATCACGAATCTTCTCTCCAACGCCCTGAAGTTTACGGAGAGCGGTGGGGTGACGATCTCCATCCGGAGGCGGCTGCGGAATGAAGGGATTGAAATCGTCGTCCAAGACACCGGCATCGGCATTCCTCCGAATCAATTTTCAAGAATCTTCGACGCGTTTCATCAGGTCGATCGAACGACGACGCGGGAGTTCGGCGGGGTGGGGCTGGGGCTGGCGATCGTGAAGGAGCTCGTCTCCTTGTTGAAGGGAGAGATTGCCGTCGAGAGTGTCTTCGGAAAGGGGACGACCTTTATCGTTTTGCTCCCGCACCGGATCTCACAGGCGGAGGTGAGCAGCTGA
- the greA gene encoding transcription elongation factor GreA, whose translation MTQRGYELIREELDRLKRVERPHVISLIAEARAHGDLSENAEYAAAKEKQSFVEGRIRELEDKLANAEVIDTTGLSTEKVVFGVTVTIMDLQNDEEKKYTIVGQDEADLKEGKISVQSPVGKALIGKRVGDSVSIVTPSKTVEYEILKITFE comes from the coding sequence ATGACCCAAAGAGGGTATGAGCTGATTCGAGAAGAGCTCGACCGGCTCAAGCGCGTGGAGCGCCCCCATGTCATCTCCTTGATTGCAGAGGCGCGGGCGCACGGCGATCTTTCCGAAAACGCGGAGTACGCGGCGGCCAAGGAGAAGCAGAGTTTTGTCGAGGGACGGATCCGGGAGCTGGAAGACAAGCTGGCCAATGCGGAGGTGATCGACACGACGGGCCTCTCGACCGAAAAAGTCGTCTTCGGGGTGACCGTGACGATCATGGACCTTCAGAACGACGAAGAGAAGAAGTATACGATCGTCGGCCAAGACGAGGCCGATCTGAAAGAGGGAAAGATCTCGGTTCAATCGCCGGTCGGAAAAGCGCTGATCGGAAAGCGGGTCGGCGATTCGGTCTCGATCGTGACCCCTTCCAAGACGGTCGAATACGAAATTCTCAAAATTACATTTGAATGA
- a CDS encoding TrkA C-terminal domain-containing protein: protein MGSWRRIKRDLALAAMGVQEATVAIAERVHQRVETVKTSLAMADLEQQIRQSQATLGEKIYRKLEAGVTDLDLLSKETELALLGKEIEALQAELTILEAHTAVDEPVHLFEQLLAQSDLVFQQVTVSEQFPWIGKPLREWALPEDMRILFVQKNSQVEIAYGGTIIGMHDQVAFIGPKSKTYLYKHFWITR from the coding sequence ATGGGAAGTTGGCGGCGGATCAAGCGCGATCTTGCGTTGGCAGCGATGGGGGTTCAGGAGGCGACGGTCGCCATCGCCGAGCGGGTTCACCAACGGGTGGAGACGGTCAAAACGTCCTTGGCGATGGCCGACCTGGAACAGCAGATCCGGCAGAGCCAGGCGACGCTCGGTGAGAAGATTTATCGAAAGCTAGAGGCCGGCGTGACCGATCTCGATCTTCTGTCGAAGGAGACCGAGCTCGCCCTTCTCGGGAAAGAGATCGAAGCGCTTCAAGCGGAGCTGACGATTCTCGAAGCGCACACCGCCGTCGATGAGCCGGTCCATCTCTTCGAGCAGCTGCTCGCCCAATCCGACCTCGTTTTCCAACAGGTGACCGTCTCGGAGCAATTTCCTTGGATCGGAAAACCGCTTCGGGAGTGGGCGTTGCCGGAGGACATGCGGATTCTCTTCGTTCAGAAAAACAGCCAGGTCGAAATCGCTTACGGCGGGACGATCATCGGGATGCACGACCAGGTCGCCTTCATCGGCCCCAAAAGTAAAACCTACCTCTACAAACACTTCTGGATCACCCGTTAG
- a CDS encoding helix-turn-helix transcriptional regulator, which translates to MESVSGGLTKREKEVLQLVAEGLTDQQLAEKFCLSIDAVQMHRVEIMNKLALRHSGQLVHYAVQKGYLNFEGTFS; encoded by the coding sequence ATGGAATCTGTGTCTGGTGGACTGACGAAGAGAGAGAAGGAAGTGCTTCAACTCGTGGCAGAGGGCTTAACCGATCAGCAGCTGGCCGAGAAGTTTTGTCTGTCGATCGATGCGGTCCAAATGCACCGTGTCGAGATCATGAACAAGCTCGCCCTGCGGCATAGCGGACAGCTGGTCCACTATGCCGTTCAAAAGGGCTATCTGAATTTTGAAGGAACGTTCAGTTAA
- a CDS encoding SAM-dependent chlorinase/fluorinase has protein sequence MPDKKKRAPHSAIRNPNSEISSAAPTITLTTDFGSSDYFVGSVKGVLLRHDPSLRLVDITHEIAPQDLISAAFILKEISLYFPAKTVHLAVVDPGVGTDRRRLIAAERDQLYVAPDNGLLTYILQRVGCRVFSVEEAHLPLKKSPTFAGRDQFAPIAARLAAGVSQERLGRKIDDPVLMNGLSPRREGTQVVGKIVYFDRFGNAITNLTADHLDRTADPDALLLRLKGKRLAGLKRHYAEGKRGAGNLIINSSGHLELFVPGGSARDLLKLHLLDEVFVEAQKPVH, from the coding sequence ATGCCGGATAAAAAAAAACGCGCTCCTCATTCCGCAATCCGCAATCCGAACTCCGAAATTTCGAGCGCCGCTCCCACCATCACCCTCACCACCGATTTTGGCTCAAGCGATTATTTCGTCGGAAGCGTCAAAGGGGTCTTGCTGCGGCACGATCCCTCCCTCCGGCTCGTCGACATCACCCATGAGATTGCCCCTCAAGATCTGATCAGCGCCGCGTTCATTCTGAAAGAGATCTCGCTCTATTTTCCCGCAAAAACGGTCCACCTCGCCGTGGTCGATCCCGGGGTCGGCACCGACCGGCGGCGGCTGATCGCCGCCGAGCGGGATCAGCTCTACGTCGCCCCCGACAACGGCCTCCTCACCTATATTCTCCAGCGGGTGGGGTGCCGGGTCTTTTCGGTCGAGGAGGCGCATCTTCCGCTCAAGAAGAGTCCGACCTTCGCAGGCCGCGACCAATTTGCCCCGATCGCGGCCCGGTTGGCGGCCGGTGTCTCCCAGGAGCGGCTCGGACGGAAGATCGACGATCCGGTATTAATGAACGGGCTCTCCCCCCGGCGGGAGGGGACGCAGGTCGTCGGAAAAATTGTCTACTTCGACCGGTTCGGGAACGCCATCACCAATCTCACCGCCGACCATCTTGACCGCACCGCCGATCCGGACGCGCTTCTTCTCCGTCTCAAAGGGAAGCGGCTTGCCGGATTGAAACGCCATTATGCGGAGGGGAAGCGGGGGGCCGGCAATCTGATTATCAACAGCTCGGGTCACCTGGAGCTCTTCGTTCCGGGAGGGAGTGCGCGAGACCTCCTTAAACTTCATCTATTGGATGAGGTTTTTGTTGAAGCGCAAAAACCGGTCCATTGA
- a CDS encoding response regulator, translated as MPHKILVVDEMVDMLEIIAAIVQSAGYTVITAKEGSEVLRNAERDIPSLIVVDVFHSRRDWSAVFEALGKNPITKDIPILILTEKVGSFQPEQGFPLSASDYLTKPLSPEGLLQKIKTHLPAIEM; from the coding sequence TTGCCTCATAAAATCTTAGTGGTCGATGAGATGGTCGACATGCTCGAAATTATCGCGGCGATCGTTCAGAGCGCCGGATATACCGTCATCACGGCGAAAGAGGGCTCGGAAGTCCTTCGGAATGCCGAGCGAGATATCCCCTCCTTGATCGTGGTGGATGTCTTTCATTCGAGAAGAGATTGGAGTGCCGTCTTCGAGGCGCTCGGCAAAAATCCAATCACCAAAGACATTCCTATTTTAATACTGACCGAAAAGGTCGGCTCTTTTCAGCCTGAGCAAGGCTTTCCCCTCTCCGCGAGTGATTATTTAACGAAACCGCTCAGCCCGGAGGGGCTCCTTCAAAAAATCAAAACGCACCTTCCTGCCATTGAAATGTAG
- a CDS encoding response regulator, giving the protein MTLYNPHMEADIGSAIPKILAVDDNADTVTILSSILERAGYAVISARSGAEAIELAERELPALVLLDLILPDRNGLDILEAIKKIAPLKNVPILVVSAMSDKYSKERSYSLGVREYLTKPIYPSDLLNRVREHLPRGNKAAC; this is encoded by the coding sequence ATGACGCTTTATAACCCTCATATGGAGGCCGATATCGGCTCCGCGATCCCCAAGATATTGGCGGTCGATGACAATGCAGATACCGTTACGATCCTTTCCAGCATCCTGGAAAGGGCGGGGTATGCGGTTATCTCCGCAAGGAGCGGCGCAGAGGCGATTGAGCTTGCTGAGCGAGAGTTGCCTGCGCTGGTTTTACTCGATTTAATCCTTCCAGATAGAAATGGTCTAGACATTCTCGAGGCGATTAAAAAGATCGCCCCTTTAAAGAATGTCCCCATTTTAGTCGTGAGCGCGATGTCGGATAAATATTCCAAGGAACGATCGTATTCCCTCGGCGTCCGCGAATATTTGACGAAACCGATCTACCCTTCAGATCTCTTGAATCGGGTGAGGGAGCATCTTCCCAGGGGGAATAAAGCGGCCTGTTAA
- the sppA gene encoding signal peptide peptidase SppA codes for MRAKFSVRLLAALTGWLACVMMSGCIYNISLLPQTGPLEEKVVEGSGENKVLLLDITGMISEEKVDGLVEKPDMVSRIKEELKKAESDKSVKAVVLRINSPGGTVTASDIIYHEIQRFKERTGRKVVASIVDIGASGGYYIAMSADQVVAHPTAVTGSIGVIMLHVNLQGLMEKVGVEADSIKSGAHKDMGIPTKPLAPEDREILQAMINDMYSRFLEVVGQGRKGLAADRIKTLADGRIYTATQAKEAGLVDQIGYLDQAIDLAKSEAGIQQAKVILYSRPNEHTNNIYSQAMQGEANPLSAWGVDPKRLLQGQGNSAKFLYLWMP; via the coding sequence ATGAGGGCGAAATTCTCTGTGAGGCTGTTGGCGGCGTTGACCGGTTGGCTCGCCTGCGTGATGATGTCGGGTTGTATCTATAATATTTCTCTCCTTCCGCAGACGGGGCCGCTGGAGGAGAAGGTGGTCGAGGGGAGCGGCGAGAACAAAGTCCTTCTCCTCGATATCACCGGAATGATCTCCGAGGAAAAGGTCGACGGCCTGGTGGAGAAGCCCGATATGGTCTCCCGAATTAAAGAGGAGCTGAAGAAGGCGGAGTCGGACAAATCGGTGAAGGCGGTCGTCCTCCGGATCAACAGCCCGGGGGGAACGGTGACTGCATCCGACATCATCTATCACGAGATCCAGCGGTTCAAAGAGCGGACCGGCCGGAAGGTCGTCGCCTCGATCGTCGATATCGGCGCCTCCGGCGGATATTACATCGCCATGTCGGCCGACCAGGTGGTCGCCCATCCGACGGCGGTCACCGGAAGCATCGGCGTAATCATGCTTCATGTGAATCTTCAGGGGCTGATGGAGAAGGTCGGCGTCGAGGCCGATTCAATCAAGTCGGGCGCGCACAAAGATATGGGGATCCCGACCAAGCCGCTCGCGCCGGAAGACCGCGAGATCTTGCAGGCGATGATCAACGACATGTACAGTCGGTTCTTGGAAGTGGTCGGCCAGGGACGGAAGGGGCTCGCGGCCGACCGGATTAAAACGCTCGCCGACGGCCGGATCTACACCGCGACCCAGGCCAAAGAGGCGGGCCTGGTTGACCAGATCGGCTATCTCGATCAGGCGATCGACCTGGCGAAGTCGGAGGCGGGGATTCAGCAGGCCAAGGTGATCCTCTACAGCCGGCCGAACGAGCATACCAATAACATCTACTCGCAGGCGATGCAGGGAGAGGCGAATCCTCTCTCCGCCTGGGGGGTCGATCCCAAACGGCTGCTCCAAGGACAAGGAAACTCGGCGAAGTTTTTATATCTCTGGATGCCTTAA
- the carB gene encoding carbamoyl-phosphate synthase large subunit, whose translation MPKRTDIHKILLIGSGPIVIGQACEFDYSGTQACKALREEGYQVVLVNSNPATIMTDPDVADRTYVEPITVEVLKEIIARERPDALLPTMGGQTALNMAVALYERGILERFGVELIGAKYESIKRAEDREAFKRVIEAAGLEYPKSGRARNREEALAIVEETGFPAIIRSSFTMGGAGGSIAYNREEFETRVEAGLSSSPIHEVLIEQSVLGWKEFELEVMRDKRDNVVIVCSIENFDPMGVHTGDSITVAPAQTLTDKEYQRMRDASIRIIRGVGVDTGGSNIQFALNPENGEMRVIEMNPRVSRSSALASKATGFPIAKIAAKLSVGLTLDEIRNDITRVTPASFEPTLDYVVVKIPRFAFEKFPNADPTLTLQMKSVGEVMAIGRNFKEALLKAFRSLEIKREGFEPHHRALEDDGGRLKEMLARPTFNRIWQIADALRLGLPIDEIHQITKIDPWFLDQIRQVIAFEEELKKLNHGSPLDREVIRLAKETGYSDKRIGQLVGLSEAEIRAYRQKEGVMPVYKRVDTCGAEFEAYTPYFYSTYERECEAAPTDRKKVVILGSGPNRIGQGIEFDYCCVHAVAALKEIGYESIMVNCNPETVSTDYDTSDRLYFEPLTLEDVLHIIWREGAEGVVVQFGGQTPLKLAVPLEREGVRILGTSSDAIDRAEDRERFKALLEKLGLKQPQSGLARSYPEALRAAGEIGYPVMVRPSYVLGGRAMEVIYDQESLQRYMTNAVKASPQHPVLIDKYLEDAVEIDVDAVGDGQEVFIGGIMEHIEEAGVHSGDSACSLPPFSLSESILKTIREQTVLLAEELGVIGLMNVQFAVKDGEVYILEVNPRGSRTIPFVSKTIGLPLAKIAMKAVLGKSLREQGVFQARPITHIAVKEAVFPFKRLNADSILGPEMKSTGEVMGIDHDFGRAFAKAEAGAENFLPTAGKVFISVKDKDKPAILASAQRLAELGFSLIATAGTAAYLSERGLTVEKVYKVNEGRPHVVDVLKNREIHLVINTVGDKLSQTDSYSIRQTVLLNGIPYFTTIAGARAAVRGIESLLKEGMAVKTLQEYHAEMGGKK comes from the coding sequence ATGCCGAAGCGAACCGACATTCACAAGATTCTTTTGATCGGCTCCGGGCCGATCGTCATCGGGCAGGCGTGCGAATTTGACTACTCCGGGACGCAGGCGTGCAAGGCGCTGCGGGAGGAGGGGTATCAGGTCGTCCTGGTCAACAGCAACCCGGCGACGATCATGACCGATCCCGACGTCGCCGACCGGACCTACGTCGAGCCGATCACCGTCGAGGTGTTGAAGGAGATCATCGCGCGCGAGCGGCCCGATGCGCTCCTGCCGACGATGGGGGGACAGACGGCGCTCAACATGGCGGTCGCCCTCTACGAGCGGGGGATTCTGGAGCGGTTCGGCGTCGAGCTGATCGGGGCGAAGTACGAGTCGATCAAGCGGGCCGAAGACCGGGAGGCGTTCAAGCGGGTGATCGAAGCGGCCGGCCTGGAATATCCGAAGAGCGGCCGCGCCCGCAACCGGGAAGAAGCGCTCGCGATCGTGGAAGAGACCGGCTTTCCGGCGATCATCCGCTCTTCGTTCACGATGGGCGGCGCGGGGGGGAGCATCGCCTACAACCGCGAGGAGTTTGAGACGCGGGTCGAGGCCGGTCTCTCGAGCAGCCCGATCCATGAGGTGTTGATTGAACAATCCGTTTTGGGATGGAAGGAGTTCGAGCTCGAGGTGATGCGCGACAAGCGGGACAATGTCGTCATCGTCTGCTCGATCGAGAATTTCGACCCGATGGGGGTCCATACCGGCGACTCGATCACCGTCGCGCCGGCCCAGACGCTGACCGACAAAGAGTATCAGCGGATGCGGGACGCGTCGATCCGGATCATCCGGGGCGTCGGCGTCGACACCGGCGGATCGAACATCCAATTCGCGCTCAACCCGGAAAATGGCGAGATGCGGGTGATCGAGATGAACCCGCGCGTCTCCCGCAGCTCGGCGCTCGCCTCGAAAGCGACCGGCTTTCCGATCGCGAAGATCGCCGCCAAGCTCTCGGTCGGCCTGACGTTGGATGAAATTCGAAACGACATCACCCGGGTGACGCCGGCGTCGTTCGAGCCGACCCTCGACTATGTCGTGGTGAAGATTCCCCGGTTTGCCTTCGAGAAATTTCCGAACGCCGATCCGACCCTGACCCTTCAGATGAAGTCGGTCGGCGAGGTGATGGCGATCGGCCGGAATTTCAAAGAGGCGCTATTGAAAGCATTCCGATCGCTGGAGATCAAGCGGGAGGGATTCGAGCCGCACCACCGGGCGTTGGAAGACGACGGGGGGCGCTTGAAAGAGATGCTCGCCCGTCCGACGTTCAATCGGATCTGGCAGATCGCCGACGCGCTCCGGCTCGGTCTCCCGATCGATGAGATCCATCAGATTACCAAGATCGATCCCTGGTTTCTCGATCAGATTCGACAGGTGATTGCCTTCGAGGAGGAGCTGAAGAAGCTCAACCATGGCTCGCCGCTCGATCGGGAGGTGATCCGGCTGGCCAAGGAGACCGGATACTCCGATAAGCGGATCGGCCAACTCGTCGGCCTCTCGGAGGCGGAGATCCGCGCTTACCGCCAGAAAGAAGGGGTGATGCCGGTCTACAAGCGGGTCGATACCTGCGGGGCCGAGTTCGAAGCGTACACCCCCTATTTTTACTCGACCTATGAGCGGGAGTGCGAGGCGGCGCCGACCGACCGAAAGAAGGTGGTCATCCTCGGAAGCGGCCCGAACCGGATCGGGCAGGGAATCGAATTCGATTACTGCTGCGTTCATGCGGTCGCGGCGCTGAAAGAGATCGGCTATGAGAGCATCATGGTCAACTGCAACCCGGAGACGGTCAGCACCGATTACGATACCTCCGATCGGCTCTACTTCGAGCCGCTGACGTTGGAGGATGTGCTCCATATCATCTGGCGCGAGGGAGCCGAAGGGGTCGTTGTCCAGTTCGGCGGCCAGACGCCGTTGAAGCTGGCGGTGCCGCTGGAGCGGGAAGGGGTCCGGATCTTGGGAACCTCGTCCGACGCGATCGACCGGGCCGAAGACCGGGAGCGGTTCAAGGCGCTGCTGGAAAAACTCGGATTGAAGCAGCCGCAGAGTGGATTGGCCCGCTCCTATCCCGAAGCGCTCCGCGCGGCCGGAGAGATCGGCTATCCGGTGATGGTCCGGCCTTCCTATGTGCTCGGCGGTCGGGCGATGGAGGTGATTTATGATCAGGAGAGCCTGCAGCGGTATATGACGAACGCGGTCAAGGCCTCTCCGCAACATCCGGTGCTGATCGACAAATATCTCGAAGATGCGGTCGAGATCGACGTCGATGCGGTCGGCGACGGCCAAGAGGTCTTCATCGGCGGGATCATGGAGCATATCGAAGAGGCGGGGGTCCATTCGGGCGATTCGGCCTGCTCCCTTCCGCCGTTCTCGTTGAGCGAGTCGATTTTAAAGACGATTCGGGAGCAGACGGTCCTCCTCGCCGAGGAGCTCGGGGTGATCGGGCTGATGAACGTCCAATTTGCGGTCAAAGACGGCGAGGTCTATATTCTGGAGGTCAATCCGCGCGGCTCCCGCACGATCCCGTTCGTCAGCAAAACGATCGGATTGCCGCTGGCGAAGATCGCGATGAAGGCGGTCCTCGGGAAATCGCTCCGGGAGCAGGGGGTCTTTCAGGCGCGGCCGATCACCCACATCGCCGTGAAAGAAGCGGTCTTCCCCTTCAAGCGGCTGAACGCCGATTCGATCTTAGGACCCGAAATGAAATCGACCGGGGAGGTGATGGGGATCGACCACGATTTCGGCCGGGCATTCGCCAAGGCGGAGGCGGGGGCGGAGAACTTTCTTCCGACCGCCGGAAAGGTCTTCATCAGCGTCAAGGACAAAGACAAGCCGGCGATTTTAGCGTCGGCGCAGCGGCTGGCGGAGTTGGGGTTCAGCCTCATCGCCACGGCGGGAACGGCGGCCTATTTGAGCGAGCGGGGTTTAACGGTCGAGAAGGTCTATAAGGTCAACGAAGGACGACCCCATGTGGTCGATGTTTTAAAGAACCGAGAGATTCATCTGGTGATCAACACTGTCGGCGATAAACTGTCGCAGACCGATTCGTATTCGATCCGTCAGACGGTGTTGTTGAACGGCATTCCCTACTTCACGACGATTGCGGGGGCGAGAGCGGCGGTCCGCGGGATTGAATCACTCTTGAAGGAGGGGATGGCGGTGAAAACGCTCCAGGAGTATCATGCAGAAATGGGAGGAAAAAAGTGA
- a CDS encoding response regulator, whose product MAVPKILAVDDDADTITILSAVLEEGGYLVVPARSGAEAIERAKREAPALVILDLILPDRNGLNVLETLKNLASMKNVPVLIVSAMPDKLLIERSYALGVCQYLIKPVYPLEILEHVRKHLSRSSKAPSLRIV is encoded by the coding sequence GTGGCCGTCCCCAAGATCCTCGCAGTCGATGACGATGCAGATACCATTACGATCCTTTCGGCCGTTTTGGAAGAAGGGGGGTATCTTGTTGTTCCGGCAAGAAGCGGCGCGGAGGCGATTGAGCGCGCAAAGCGAGAGGCGCCTGCGCTGGTGATCCTCGATTTAATCCTTCCGGACAGAAATGGCCTAAACGTTCTCGAAACGCTCAAAAACCTCGCAAGCATGAAGAACGTCCCGGTTTTAATCGTCAGCGCCATGCCGGACAAACTTTTGATCGAGCGGTCCTATGCTTTGGGTGTTTGCCAATATCTGATTAAACCTGTATACCCATTAGAAATATTAGAGCATGTGAGAAAACATCTTTCAAGGTCCAGTAAGGCGCCCTCCCTTCGTATCGTCTGA